A portion of the Luxibacter massiliensis genome contains these proteins:
- a CDS encoding sigma-70 family RNA polymerase sigma factor: MDEYTGKTEGQPVIPDSVETTEPLKIYLQEISTIPLLSMEEERLLGRKIAEGDEEAKKRLEEANLRLVVSIAAHYAGRGLQFMDLIQEGNIGLMRAVEKYDYTKDNRFASYASWWIKEAMARAIDLQAKEIRVPVHVAESMRKVQKAAARLSQELGREASPEEIAQNLGQWTAGEVEQIQSFLKNPVSLETPVGEESDSTLEDFIEDKREDTPEAAVDSLIRKEEVGHLLETLNEKERQVISMRFGLADGKPLTLEDIGQKFHVTRERIRQIEERAMEKLREAANKE; encoded by the coding sequence ATGGATGAATATACAGGAAAGACAGAAGGGCAGCCAGTCATTCCAGACAGCGTGGAGACCACGGAACCCCTTAAAATCTATCTGCAGGAGATCAGCACCATACCTCTGCTAAGTATGGAGGAAGAACGCCTGCTGGGCAGGAAAATAGCAGAGGGGGATGAGGAGGCAAAGAAAAGGCTGGAAGAAGCGAACCTGCGCCTTGTGGTGTCCATTGCAGCCCACTATGCGGGTCGGGGCCTGCAGTTTATGGACTTGATACAGGAAGGGAATATAGGCCTTATGCGGGCAGTTGAAAAGTACGACTATACGAAGGATAACCGTTTTGCTTCCTATGCCTCCTGGTGGATCAAGGAGGCTATGGCCAGGGCCATTGATTTACAGGCTAAGGAGATTCGGGTGCCTGTCCACGTGGCTGAGAGTATGCGCAAGGTGCAAAAAGCGGCAGCCAGGCTGTCCCAGGAACTTGGGAGAGAAGCATCCCCGGAGGAAATTGCACAGAACCTGGGGCAATGGACCGCCGGGGAGGTAGAGCAGATTCAGTCGTTTTTGAAAAATCCGGTCTCCCTGGAGACCCCAGTGGGAGAGGAAAGTGACAGTACTCTGGAGGATTTTATAGAAGATAAAAGGGAGGATACACCGGAGGCTGCTGTAGATTCCCTGATCAGAAAAGAAGAGGTGGGACATCTTTTGGAAACCCTCAACGAAAAGGAACGGCAGGTTATCAGCATGAGGTTTGGCCTTGCTGATGGGAAGCCTCTTACCCTGGAAGATATAGGCCAGAAGTTCCATGTGACCAGGGAGAGGATCCGGCAGATTGAGGAGCGTGCCATGGAAAAGCTCCGGGAGGCTGCAAATAAAGAGTAG
- the iorA gene encoding indolepyruvate ferredoxin oxidoreductase subunit alpha: MYRERKLVMGNEAIGLGAMRAGVRMVAGYPGTPSTEILETIAKNNDGSIHVEWSVNEKAAMEVGAGAAYAGARTLVTMKQVGLNVASDPLMSLAYVGVKGGMVIVSADDPGPISSQTEQDTRHFAQFSKLPVFDPSSPEEAYMMIAEAFELSEKYQTPVLFRPTTRVCHACVSIELQPALCLPKPEGFIKDTMRWVIFPKMSYQNHIKIEERNEKLSEVFSAWPMNKVRGGSGEKGVVSGGISFAYAREVIPEEIPLLKISTPHPFPERLAKEFMEGLREVLVLEELDPVIEKELLKIAGKYHLQVKIRGKLTHDTKNAGENSVESIRGDLERFLGDGEKKAQEEEAGTGIQDSGEEAFPALPVRPPVLCAGCPHRASFYAVKRAMGGKKAVFCGDIGCYTLGNAKPLDMVDTCLCMGADVTISQGLHIIEPDAVHFAFIGDSTFFASGITGVINAVYNQTDIVLAVLDNSTTAMTGHQPHPGTGITMMKEVSARISIENVLRGIGVAAVETVDPLKLWDAVAAVKRAAEMKGVRAVVFRSPCIAVEKPGNPYQISQSDCTKCKVCISQLGCPAISVIDGKVQIEQALCYGCGLCSQVCPSKAIREVEDHE, encoded by the coding sequence ATGTATAGAGAGAGAAAACTCGTGATGGGCAACGAGGCAATCGGCCTCGGGGCAATGCGGGCCGGTGTAAGAATGGTGGCCGGGTATCCGGGAACACCATCTACGGAGATATTGGAGACAATAGCAAAGAATAATGACGGCAGTATCCACGTGGAATGGTCTGTCAATGAAAAGGCGGCAATGGAGGTTGGGGCAGGCGCTGCCTATGCAGGTGCCAGGACATTGGTGACGATGAAACAGGTAGGACTTAATGTGGCTTCTGACCCTTTGATGAGCCTTGCCTATGTGGGCGTGAAAGGCGGCATGGTCATCGTATCCGCTGATGATCCGGGGCCTATATCTTCCCAAACAGAGCAGGACACGAGGCATTTTGCACAGTTCTCTAAATTGCCGGTGTTTGACCCGTCCTCACCCGAAGAGGCATACATGATGATTGCTGAAGCCTTTGAGCTTTCAGAGAAATACCAGACACCTGTACTTTTTAGGCCGACCACGAGAGTCTGTCACGCCTGCGTGAGTATTGAGCTGCAGCCTGCCCTTTGCCTGCCTAAGCCAGAAGGGTTTATAAAGGATACCATGCGCTGGGTGATTTTCCCAAAGATGTCCTATCAGAACCATATAAAAATAGAAGAGAGGAATGAGAAGCTGTCAGAGGTATTTTCTGCGTGGCCCATGAATAAGGTAAGAGGAGGCAGCGGGGAAAAGGGGGTTGTCTCAGGTGGAATCAGCTTTGCTTATGCAAGGGAGGTGATACCAGAGGAAATCCCACTTTTGAAAATCAGTACCCCCCATCCTTTCCCTGAAAGGCTGGCGAAGGAATTTATGGAGGGCCTCAGGGAGGTACTTGTGCTGGAGGAGCTGGATCCGGTGATTGAAAAGGAGCTTCTTAAAATTGCCGGCAAATACCATCTTCAAGTGAAAATACGTGGAAAGCTGACCCATGACACGAAAAATGCAGGAGAAAACAGTGTAGAGAGTATACGTGGTGACTTGGAACGGTTCTTGGGCGATGGCGAGAAAAAAGCACAGGAGGAAGAAGCGGGGACGGGAATACAAGATTCCGGGGAAGAGGCTTTCCCGGCGCTGCCGGTACGTCCGCCTGTTTTATGTGCCGGGTGCCCCCACAGGGCATCTTTCTACGCAGTTAAGAGGGCCATGGGTGGGAAAAAGGCAGTTTTCTGCGGAGATATTGGCTGCTATACACTGGGGAATGCAAAACCATTAGACATGGTGGATACTTGCCTTTGTATGGGGGCAGATGTGACTATTTCCCAGGGATTACATATTATAGAGCCTGATGCGGTCCATTTTGCATTTATAGGAGATTCTACTTTCTTTGCGTCAGGGATAACCGGTGTAATAAATGCAGTGTACAACCAGACAGATATTGTGCTGGCAGTGTTAGATAATTCCACGACTGCAATGACTGGGCACCAGCCCCACCCTGGTACGGGGATTACAATGATGAAAGAAGTGTCGGCGAGAATCAGTATAGAGAATGTACTTAGAGGAATTGGAGTGGCTGCAGTGGAGACCGTCGACCCGCTGAAGCTTTGGGACGCAGTGGCTGCTGTGAAAAGGGCGGCGGAGATGAAAGGTGTGCGGGCGGTGGTCTTTAGGTCGCCCTGTATTGCTGTGGAGAAGCCGGGGAATCCGTATCAGATCTCCCAGAGTGACTGTACAAAGTGCAAAGTATGTATCAGTCAGCTGGGGTGTCCGGCTATTTCAGTTATAGATGGCAAGGTGCAGATAGAACAGGCCCTGTGCTATGGATGTGGACTGTGCAGCCAGGTCTGCCCGTCTAAAGCGATTCGGGAGGTGGAGGATCATGAATAA
- a CDS encoding indolepyruvate oxidoreductase subunit beta encodes MNKNCLLCGVGGQGVVLASKLIAFAAMEQGKFVRTTETIGMAQRGGSVVSHVRIGEEVHSPLIPLKKADLILAFEPAEAVRCLPYLNAGGTVIVSSKAILPVTSSLGDGIYEGTEMLAYLEKNIPRLAVLDGESILSQAGSSKVLNVALLGAAAASGVLDITLDEMEMAIEKNVKEKFLEINKKALVLGKAAFERA; translated from the coding sequence ATGAATAAAAATTGTCTGCTATGTGGCGTCGGGGGGCAGGGAGTGGTTCTGGCCTCTAAGCTGATTGCCTTTGCTGCCATGGAACAGGGAAAGTTTGTCAGGACAACGGAGACAATTGGCATGGCCCAGCGGGGAGGTTCTGTGGTAAGCCATGTCAGAATAGGTGAAGAAGTACATTCACCCTTAATCCCCCTGAAAAAGGCAGATCTGATCCTGGCTTTTGAGCCCGCCGAGGCGGTGAGATGCCTGCCATATTTGAATGCCGGGGGGACTGTAATTGTGAGTAGCAAAGCAATTCTTCCAGTGACATCTTCGCTGGGGGACGGTATATATGAAGGGACTGAGATGCTGGCGTATCTGGAAAAGAATATCCCCCGCCTGGCTGTCCTGGATGGGGAGTCCATTCTAAGCCAGGCGGGTTCTTCCAAAGTCCTTAATGTGGCGCTTTTAGGGGCCGCTGCCGCCAGTGGTGTGCTGGACATCACTTTGGATGAGATGGAGATGGCCATAGAAAAGAATGTGAAGGAAAAATTCCTGGAAATAAACAAGAAGGCATTAGTACTTGGAAAAGCGGCATTTGAACGGGCATAA
- a CDS encoding phenylacetate--CoA ligase family protein, whose protein sequence is MKMTELQLELVKENLKQLTAKDCFYKEKLKGIDISSIQSQEDFETLPFTWKGDLREAYPLGLQAVPDEEIVRIHSSSGTTGTPVIIPYTKKDVEDWAKMFARCYEMAGITALDRIHITPGYGLWTAGIGFQAGAEYLGAMTIPMGPGNTDKQLRMMQDMKSTVLCATSSYALLLAEEIAKRGITHKIYLRKGVIGSERWGEKMRKRIAAELGVQLYDIYGLTEVYGPGIAMSCEYECGMHYWDDYLYFEIVDPKTGKNVPDGEIGELVITTLRKQGAPLIRYRTHDLTRFLPGECKCGSKFPRIDTLIGRTDDMVKVKGVNIFPSQIEEMLKDVPEASSEYQFMLDHMNGKDVCTLFVEINKNIEKKQAEDAVKKAFKEKIGILVNVKPVSIGDLPRSEKKSTRIFDNRY, encoded by the coding sequence ATGAAAATGACAGAACTACAGCTGGAATTAGTTAAGGAAAACTTGAAACAGCTGACAGCTAAAGATTGTTTCTATAAAGAAAAACTGAAAGGAATAGATATTTCGTCAATACAAAGCCAGGAAGATTTTGAGACACTTCCTTTTACATGGAAAGGAGACTTAAGAGAGGCTTATCCTTTGGGGCTTCAGGCTGTCCCAGACGAGGAAATCGTAAGGATCCATTCTTCTTCAGGCACCACCGGGACGCCGGTGATCATCCCTTATACAAAAAAGGATGTGGAGGACTGGGCGAAAATGTTTGCGCGCTGTTATGAAATGGCAGGGATTACGGCCTTGGACAGAATACATATAACACCTGGATATGGTTTGTGGACGGCCGGTATCGGTTTCCAGGCAGGGGCAGAATACCTGGGAGCCATGACAATCCCTATGGGGCCGGGCAATACAGATAAACAGCTCCGCATGATGCAGGATATGAAATCTACTGTTTTGTGCGCCACATCCTCCTATGCCCTGCTTTTGGCAGAAGAAATTGCCAAACGGGGGATCACCCATAAAATATATCTAAGGAAAGGCGTTATTGGGTCAGAGCGGTGGGGAGAAAAAATGAGAAAGCGGATTGCCGCAGAGCTGGGAGTACAGCTTTACGATATTTACGGACTGACGGAAGTGTATGGGCCCGGTATTGCTATGAGCTGTGAATATGAATGCGGGATGCATTATTGGGATGATTACTTGTATTTTGAGATTGTGGATCCGAAAACAGGAAAAAATGTCCCTGACGGGGAAATAGGCGAACTTGTCATTACAACTCTCAGAAAGCAGGGGGCGCCGCTGATACGCTATAGAACTCATGACCTGACCCGTTTTCTGCCGGGAGAATGCAAGTGCGGATCAAAATTCCCGAGAATAGATACGCTTATAGGCAGGACAGACGACATGGTAAAGGTAAAGGGCGTCAATATTTTTCCGAGCCAGATAGAGGAGATGTTAAAAGACGTACCTGAGGCCTCCAGTGAATATCAGTTTATGCTGGATCATATGAATGGGAAGGACGTATGCACCCTGTTCGTTGAGATTAATAAAAATATAGAGAAAAAACAGGCAGAGGACGCAGTGAAAAAAGCATTCAAGGAAAAAATAGGTATTCTGGTGAATGTAAAGCCAGTTTCAATCGGGGACCTGCCCCGGAGTGAGAAGAAATCCACGAGGATATTCGATAATAGATATTAA